The bacterium genome segment AGCGGGGAGGGCCTGCACTGAGAGGAACCGCCTACTTTACTATCGAAAGTGGGAAGGGGAGGGGTCTGAACTTCTTCGGCTCTTCCTCGTAAACATCCCGGCCCCGGCAGTCCACCGCCACCACCGCCGGAAGATCCTTCACCGTCAGCTTTAGCACGGCCTCCGGGCCCAGCTCGGCAAACAGGACTGTTTCGGCCCTGACCACAGTTTGGGCCAGCAGGGCCGCCGCGCCGCCGGTGGCGGCAAAATACACCGCCTTGTTCTTCTTGATGGCTTCGATCACTTCCGGACTGCGTCGACCCTTGCCGATCATGGCCTTCAATCCGGCCCTGGCCAAAAGCAAGGGAGTGTAGGCATCCATCCTCCCGCTGGTGGTGGGCCCGATGCTGCCGATCACCTTTCCCCTGGGGGCCGGGGCCGGCCCGGCGTAGAACAACGTCTGGCCCC includes the following:
- a CDS encoding FumA C-terminus/TtdB family hydratase beta subunit, which codes for MKAKRISLPLGGAEVSRLKSGDRVLISGELFTARDAVHQRFHKLLAMGCKLPVDLRGQTLFYAGPAPAPRGKVIGSIGPTTSGRMDAYTPLLLARAGLKAMIGKGRRSPEVIEAIKKNKAVYFAATGGAAALLAQTVVRAETVLFAELGPEAVLKLTVKDLPAVVAVDCRGRDVYEEEPKKFRPLPFPLSIVK